One Luteolibacter rhizosphaerae DNA segment encodes these proteins:
- the leuA gene encoding 2-isopropylmalate synthase, with the protein MNSASISKYRPFPPVQLPDRTWPDQTITTAPIWCSVDLRDGNQALPQPMSVEEKLEFFDLLCRVGFKQIEIGFPSAADTEFNFCRRLIEENRIPEDVTIQILVQTREHLIRRSFEAIAGAKKAIVHIYNSTSPLQRRVTFSDASRDDIKQLAIDGAKLVKELAPTIPQTEVILQYSPESFSDTELDFAAEICNAVINVWQPTPEKKMIINLPDTVQWTTPNIHADMIEWMVRHLDRRDSVIVSLHTHNDRGTGTAATELGLMAGADRVEGTLFGNGERTGNLDIVNVALNMNGHGIETGLDFSDLTSLRQVYEKVTRMTVGERHPYAGELVFTAFSGSHQDAIKKGLDRREKEVKENPDIPWGVPYLTIDPQDIGRSYEAIIRINSQSGKGGIAYILDREHGLDLPKTMHPQVGKRIYDLADELGRELTADEIRDAFHRLFANVELPLSVKDYELIHHTVERGQVACTATVVLYGEEKKIHGLGNGPINAFVHAMESVGMKDFKVTDYRSHAVRGGSDASAAAYVQVQHDDGRILWGCGIDSSIEMAGLKALVTAWNLLR; encoded by the coding sequence GTGAACTCTGCCTCGATTTCAAAATACCGGCCCTTCCCGCCGGTGCAGCTGCCGGACCGCACTTGGCCGGACCAGACCATCACCACCGCACCCATCTGGTGCTCGGTGGACCTCCGCGACGGCAATCAGGCACTACCGCAGCCGATGTCCGTGGAGGAGAAGCTGGAGTTCTTCGACCTGCTCTGCCGCGTCGGCTTCAAGCAGATCGAGATCGGTTTCCCGTCCGCCGCAGACACGGAGTTCAATTTCTGCCGCCGCCTGATCGAGGAGAACCGCATCCCGGAGGATGTGACCATCCAGATCCTGGTGCAGACCCGCGAGCACCTGATCCGCCGCTCCTTCGAAGCCATCGCTGGCGCGAAGAAGGCGATCGTTCACATCTACAATTCCACCTCGCCGCTGCAGCGCCGCGTGACCTTCAGCGACGCCTCGCGCGATGATATCAAGCAGCTCGCCATCGACGGCGCGAAGCTGGTGAAAGAGCTGGCCCCGACGATCCCGCAGACCGAGGTGATCCTCCAGTATTCCCCGGAGTCCTTCTCCGACACCGAGTTGGATTTCGCCGCGGAGATCTGCAACGCGGTCATCAATGTCTGGCAGCCCACGCCGGAGAAGAAGATGATCATTAACCTGCCGGACACCGTCCAGTGGACCACGCCGAACATCCACGCCGATATGATCGAGTGGATGGTCCGCCATCTGGACCGCCGCGACTCGGTGATCGTCTCGCTGCACACGCACAATGACCGCGGCACCGGCACCGCCGCCACCGAGCTGGGCCTGATGGCCGGCGCGGATCGTGTCGAGGGCACGCTCTTCGGCAATGGCGAGCGCACCGGCAATCTGGATATCGTGAACGTGGCGCTGAACATGAACGGCCACGGCATCGAGACCGGCCTGGATTTCTCCGACCTGACCTCGCTGCGGCAGGTCTACGAGAAGGTCACCCGCATGACCGTGGGCGAGCGTCATCCCTATGCCGGCGAGCTGGTCTTCACCGCCTTCTCCGGTTCTCACCAGGACGCGATCAAGAAGGGCCTCGACCGCCGCGAGAAGGAAGTGAAGGAGAACCCCGATATTCCTTGGGGCGTACCTTACCTCACCATCGACCCGCAAGACATCGGCCGTTCCTACGAAGCCATCATCCGCATCAACTCGCAGTCGGGTAAGGGCGGCATCGCCTACATCCTCGATCGCGAGCACGGCCTCGATCTGCCCAAGACCATGCACCCGCAGGTCGGCAAGCGCATCTATGACCTCGCCGATGAATTGGGCCGCGAGCTCACCGCGGATGAGATCCGGGACGCGTTCCACCGCCTGTTCGCGAATGTCGAGCTGCCACTCTCGGTGAAGGATTACGAGCTGATCCACCACACCGTCGAACGCGGCCAGGTCGCATGTACGGCGACTGTCGTACTTTATGGCGAGGAGAAGAAGATCCACGGCCTCGGTAATGGTCCGATCAATGCCTTCGTCCATGCCATGGAGAGTGTCGGCATGAAGGACTTCAAGGTCACCGACTACCGCTCGCACGCCGTGCGCGGCGGATCGGATGCCAGCGCCGCCGCCTACGTCCAGGTCCAGCACGATGACGGCCGGATCCTTTGGGGTTGTGGCATCGATTCCTCGATCGAAATGGCCGGCCTCAAGGCCCTGGTCACCGCGTGGAATCTCCTGCGCTAA
- the tnpA gene encoding IS200/IS605 family transposase, giving the protein MPQSLTNLLIHLIFSTKDRQPFFSDPQLLVELHHYLGGIVNHHGGNSIIAGGVADHVHLLLVLPRTLTTSDLVRDLKRASSLWLKSRHADLKDFSWQGGYGAFSVGQGEIEVVRTYIANQAEHHRKRSFQEEYRTFLEKYGISYDERYVWD; this is encoded by the coding sequence ATGCCCCAATCGCTAACAAACCTCCTGATCCATCTGATCTTCTCGACCAAGGATCGGCAGCCCTTCTTCAGCGATCCCCAACTCCTCGTTGAACTCCATCATTACCTCGGAGGCATCGTAAACCATCACGGCGGTAACTCCATCATCGCCGGTGGTGTCGCTGACCACGTTCACCTTCTCCTCGTTCTCCCGAGAACCCTGACCACCTCCGATCTGGTCCGGGATCTCAAGCGCGCATCAAGTCTCTGGCTCAAATCCCGACACGCCGACCTGAAAGACTTCTCATGGCAAGGCGGTTACGGTGCCTTCTCCGTCGGCCAAGGCGAGATCGAGGTCGTCCGCACCTACATCGCGAATCAGGCTGAGCATCATCGCAAACGCTCCTTCCAGGAAGAGTACCGCACCTTCCTCGAAAAATACGGCATCTCCTACGACGAGCGCTACGTCTGGGACTAG
- the recJ gene encoding single-stranded-DNA-specific exonuclease RecJ — protein sequence MRAPPADWILRGDPFHANGKGRGHAFPAILEHLIRQRGLPAGEDLEGFLRPKLRDLSDPFLIPEMRDAVTRILRAVDRKEKICIYGDYDVDGVTSIAVMRRLLHAYGLEARHFIPRRSSEGYGLSCAALARCMVEGPKPDLLIAVDCGTVSIDEIAGLRQDGVDVIVVDHHEPSPRGRPEVNALVNPKCGGGPTYLCAAGVCFKLAHAMMKERPVESFDLKELLELVAVATIADIVPMVGENRIMVRHGLKRLPMTLNPGLQALQEVSGMNGKPTSMDVGFRIGPRLNAAGRMDVPEDALATLLTDCKRLARTMADKLDDYNKRRQAHENQIRREAMEMLSKSFDPMRDPVIVLGSRTWHPGVVGIVASRLMRQFHKPTFVVAIDDGGVGKGSGRSIEGVSLVQAINACRGHLLAGGGHDMAAGLSIEEDRMDAFRSDFAEFVLNNTIAEQRQPKLRVDAEITFDQLSLEFLADYELLQPFGNGNPQPIFMARGVHLSRPPVHMKNQHLRLNLRQGYHEQDAVFFGGGELALPDPPWDIAFTIDRNCFRGRTSLQIIMQDVRASK from the coding sequence ATGCGTGCGCCTCCCGCCGACTGGATTCTCCGCGGCGACCCTTTCCATGCCAATGGGAAAGGTCGGGGGCATGCCTTTCCGGCGATCCTCGAACACCTGATCCGGCAGCGCGGTCTGCCGGCGGGGGAGGATCTGGAGGGTTTCCTGCGGCCGAAGCTGCGCGACCTGAGCGACCCCTTCCTGATCCCGGAAATGCGGGACGCGGTGACGCGGATCCTGCGGGCGGTGGACCGGAAGGAGAAGATCTGCATCTACGGCGACTACGACGTGGACGGCGTGACCTCCATCGCGGTGATGCGGCGGCTGCTGCATGCCTACGGTCTGGAGGCGCGGCACTTCATCCCGCGGCGGAGCAGCGAGGGCTACGGGCTGAGCTGTGCGGCGCTGGCACGCTGCATGGTGGAGGGGCCGAAGCCGGACCTGCTGATCGCGGTGGACTGCGGGACGGTCTCGATCGACGAGATCGCGGGGCTGCGGCAGGACGGGGTGGATGTGATCGTGGTGGACCACCACGAGCCGAGCCCGCGCGGGCGACCGGAGGTGAACGCGCTGGTGAACCCGAAGTGCGGCGGCGGGCCGACCTATCTCTGCGCGGCCGGGGTTTGCTTCAAGCTGGCCCACGCGATGATGAAGGAGCGGCCGGTGGAGTCATTCGATCTCAAGGAGTTACTGGAGCTAGTGGCGGTGGCGACGATCGCGGACATCGTGCCGATGGTCGGGGAGAACCGGATCATGGTGCGGCACGGTCTGAAGCGGCTGCCGATGACCCTGAACCCGGGGCTACAGGCGCTGCAGGAGGTATCCGGGATGAACGGCAAGCCGACCTCGATGGACGTGGGCTTCCGGATCGGGCCGCGGCTGAATGCGGCGGGCCGGATGGATGTGCCGGAGGACGCGCTGGCCACGCTGCTGACCGATTGCAAGCGGCTGGCGCGGACGATGGCCGACAAGCTGGACGACTACAACAAGCGGCGGCAGGCGCACGAGAACCAGATCCGGCGCGAGGCGATGGAGATGCTTTCCAAGAGCTTCGACCCGATGCGCGATCCGGTGATCGTGCTGGGATCGCGGACCTGGCACCCGGGCGTGGTGGGAATCGTGGCCTCGCGGCTGATGCGGCAATTTCACAAGCCGACCTTCGTGGTGGCGATCGACGACGGCGGGGTGGGCAAGGGCAGCGGACGCAGCATCGAGGGGGTGTCCCTGGTGCAGGCGATCAATGCGTGCCGCGGTCACCTGCTGGCAGGTGGCGGCCACGACATGGCGGCGGGTCTTTCGATCGAGGAAGACCGGATGGATGCCTTTCGGAGCGACTTCGCGGAGTTCGTGCTGAACAACACGATCGCCGAGCAGCGGCAGCCGAAGCTGCGGGTGGATGCGGAGATCACCTTCGACCAGCTCTCGCTGGAGTTCTTGGCGGACTACGAGCTGCTGCAGCCTTTCGGCAACGGGAACCCGCAGCCGATCTTCATGGCGCGCGGGGTGCACCTGAGCCGACCGCCGGTGCACATGAAGAACCAGCACCTGCGGCTGAATTTGCGGCAAGGCTACCATGAGCAGGATGCCGTCTTCTTCGGGGGCGGTGAGCTGGCTCTGCCGGATCCGCCGTGGGACATCGCATTCACGATCGACCGAAATTGCTTCCGGGGACGGACGAGCCTGCAGATCATCATGCAGGATGTGCGGGCCTCGAAGTGA
- a CDS encoding M3 family metallopeptidase: MHPFLDEGFHVRWSTLVPEAVEPDIRAALETAKANLEAVCQVKPEEATYGNTFGAFEKASDALNLAWGRLQHLDSVCDEPAQRAALNAMLPEVSEFYASIPLNERIWSSLKSFGESEAVYSLSPVQRRYVMETMLDFAQSGADLPPEKKQRVAEIEAELSKFTKQYSEHVLDATNAWDLVITDESKLAGLPASAKAAALANAKTKGVATEEAPAWRFTLQMPSMFPVMQHLDDEGIRKQVWEASVKVASEGDHDNTDLVWKILELRREKAAILGHDHFADLTLQRRMARTGETALKFTEDLHDRIDKAFHREYRELCDYKGRKTDTEVDGLQPWEYAYWSEKRRQEEYDLDDEVLRPYFPVDKVMAGMFDLCSKLFGITIQERAAVFHERGQRPATASENEIEVWHPEVKFYDLRDTKTNEHLGSFYADWHPRESKRGGAWMNCIFTGHPGGDGAAREPHLGLITGNMTPPVDGKPALLTHGEVETIFHEFGHLLHGLLSEVQVKSLAGTNVPWDFVELPSQIMENFCWDRRSLDFFARHHETGEPIPEDLYQRMIAAKNYMSATAFMRQLSFGKLDLELHTHLDRYKGRDLDTVDREILAEYRVPLKTDSPSMARRFNHLFSSPTGYAAGYYSYKWAEVLDADAFTRFEENGVIDPESGYAFREHILSKGNSEPVDELFRRFMGRDASLDALLKRSGLAEEEMLLAAEARAQALA, translated from the coding sequence ATGCATCCGTTTCTCGATGAAGGCTTTCATGTCCGCTGGTCCACGCTGGTTCCGGAGGCGGTCGAGCCGGACATCCGCGCCGCGCTGGAAACCGCGAAGGCCAATCTGGAAGCCGTCTGCCAGGTGAAGCCGGAAGAGGCCACCTACGGGAACACCTTCGGTGCCTTCGAGAAGGCTAGCGATGCACTCAATCTCGCTTGGGGCCGCCTCCAGCACCTCGATTCCGTTTGCGACGAGCCCGCCCAGCGCGCCGCCTTGAATGCCATGCTCCCGGAGGTCTCCGAGTTCTACGCCTCCATCCCGCTCAATGAGCGCATCTGGTCCTCGCTCAAGTCCTTCGGCGAGTCGGAGGCGGTTTACTCCCTCTCCCCGGTGCAGCGCCGCTACGTCATGGAGACCATGCTCGACTTCGCCCAATCCGGCGCCGACCTCCCGCCGGAGAAGAAGCAGCGCGTCGCCGAGATCGAGGCCGAGCTGTCCAAGTTCACCAAGCAATACTCCGAGCACGTTCTGGATGCCACCAATGCCTGGGACCTCGTCATCACCGATGAGTCGAAGCTCGCCGGCCTGCCCGCCTCCGCGAAGGCCGCCGCCCTCGCCAACGCGAAGACCAAGGGTGTCGCTACCGAGGAAGCCCCCGCATGGCGCTTCACCCTGCAGATGCCCTCCATGTTCCCGGTCATGCAGCACCTCGATGACGAGGGTATCCGCAAGCAGGTCTGGGAAGCCTCCGTGAAAGTCGCCAGCGAGGGCGATCACGATAATACCGACCTCGTCTGGAAGATCCTCGAGCTCCGCCGCGAGAAGGCCGCCATCCTCGGCCACGATCACTTTGCGGATCTCACCCTGCAGCGCCGCATGGCTCGCACCGGCGAGACCGCGCTCAAGTTCACCGAGGACCTGCACGACCGTATCGACAAGGCCTTCCACCGCGAGTATCGCGAACTCTGCGACTATAAGGGCCGCAAAACCGACACCGAGGTCGATGGCCTCCAGCCGTGGGAATATGCCTACTGGTCGGAGAAGCGCCGCCAGGAGGAATACGATCTCGATGACGAGGTCCTCCGCCCCTACTTCCCCGTCGATAAGGTCATGGCGGGTATGTTCGATCTCTGCTCGAAGCTCTTCGGCATCACCATCCAGGAGCGCGCCGCCGTTTTCCATGAGCGCGGCCAGCGCCCCGCCACCGCCTCGGAGAACGAGATCGAAGTCTGGCACCCGGAGGTGAAGTTCTACGACCTGCGGGATACCAAGACCAACGAGCACCTCGGTTCCTTCTATGCCGATTGGCACCCGCGCGAATCGAAGCGCGGCGGCGCATGGATGAACTGCATCTTCACCGGCCACCCCGGTGGGGATGGCGCTGCCCGCGAGCCGCACCTCGGCCTCATCACCGGAAACATGACCCCGCCCGTGGATGGCAAGCCCGCTCTGCTCACGCACGGCGAGGTGGAGACCATCTTCCACGAGTTCGGCCACCTCCTCCACGGCCTGCTCAGCGAGGTGCAGGTGAAGTCTCTCGCCGGCACGAACGTCCCTTGGGACTTCGTCGAACTGCCCTCCCAGATCATGGAGAACTTCTGCTGGGACCGCCGCTCCCTCGATTTCTTCGCCCGCCATCACGAGACCGGCGAGCCGATTCCGGAGGACCTCTACCAGCGCATGATCGCCGCGAAGAACTACATGAGCGCCACCGCCTTCATGCGGCAGCTCTCCTTCGGCAAGCTCGACCTCGAGCTGCACACCCACCTCGATCGCTACAAGGGCCGCGACCTCGATACCGTGGACCGCGAGATCCTCGCCGAGTACCGCGTCCCGCTGAAGACCGACTCGCCCAGCATGGCGCGCCGCTTCAACCACCTCTTCAGCTCACCCACCGGCTATGCCGCGGGCTACTACTCCTACAAGTGGGCGGAGGTGCTGGATGCGGATGCCTTCACCCGCTTCGAGGAGAATGGCGTGATCGACCCCGAGTCCGGCTATGCCTTCCGCGAGCACATCCTCTCGAAGGGGAACTCCGAGCCGGTCGATGAACTCTTCCGTCGCTTCATGGGCCGGGATGCCTCGCTCGATGCCCTGCTCAAGCGCTCCGGCCTCGCCGAAGAAGAAATGCTCCTCGCCGCCGAAGCCCGCGCCCAAGCACTCGCCTGA
- the gmk gene encoding guanylate kinase, with product MPCSSAPASPKKKCSSPPKPAPKHSPDRRHGRDRSPNGPAGGAPDLRVFGDLSPALIVFMSRTGILFLVSGPSGSGKSTLCRRLAKDGEAEFSISCTTRQPRFGETHGREYFFLTREEFAAKVAAGEFLEHALVHGNHYGTLRSEVLGRLASGIDVVMDIDVQGAAQVRACDDESIHLALVDLFVMPPDEQELAARLNGRGTDSAEVIELRLRNAIDEMRHWPEYKYRLLSGTHEEDYAKFKALLFGERLRVARLKRD from the coding sequence ATGCCCTGCTCAAGCGCTCCGGCCTCGCCGAAGAAGAAATGCTCCTCGCCGCCGAAGCCCGCGCCCAAGCACTCGCCTGATCGCCGCCACGGCAGGGACCGTTCTCCGAACGGTCCGGCTGGAGGCGCTCCAGATCTCCGCGTCTTTGGCGACCTCTCTCCCGCTCTCATCGTCTTCATGTCCCGCACCGGCATCCTCTTCCTCGTCTCCGGCCCTTCGGGTTCCGGGAAATCGACCCTCTGCCGCCGCCTCGCAAAGGATGGCGAAGCCGAGTTCTCGATCTCCTGTACGACCCGCCAGCCGCGCTTCGGGGAGACTCACGGTCGCGAATACTTCTTCCTCACCCGGGAAGAGTTCGCCGCCAAGGTCGCCGCCGGTGAGTTCTTGGAACACGCGCTGGTTCACGGCAACCACTACGGCACCCTCCGCAGCGAGGTCCTCGGCCGCCTCGCCAGCGGCATCGATGTCGTCATGGACATCGACGTCCAAGGCGCCGCCCAGGTCCGCGCCTGCGATGACGAATCCATCCACCTCGCCTTGGTGGATCTCTTCGTCATGCCCCCAGACGAACAGGAGCTCGCCGCCCGCCTCAACGGCCGTGGCACCGACAGCGCCGAGGTCATCGAACTCCGCCTCCGCAACGCCATCGACGAGATGCGCCACTGGCCGGAGTACAAGTACCGCCTCCTCTCCGGCACCCATGAAGAGGACTACGCCAAGTTCAAGGCCCTGCTATTCGGCGAGCGCCTCAGGGTCGCCCGCCTGAAGAGGGATTGA
- a CDS encoding NUDIX hydrolase, whose product MASDLLAVSRELKAMAEAGLRYSTGVYDLERYKRLHEIASELLAAEAKEFRWPVEIGYATPKVDIRAAVIERGKILLVREVGTGTWALPGGWADLNVSPAENAAKEVLEEAGIEVEVTKLIACWDKDKQGHPRQPEHVYKLVFLCQPKGGELRTSHETDGSAYFTEDELPEMCPYRNAPHYVKLAFEHFRNPELPTLFD is encoded by the coding sequence ATGGCGTCCGACTTGCTGGCTGTGTCCCGGGAACTGAAGGCGATGGCGGAGGCGGGGCTGCGCTATTCGACGGGGGTCTATGATCTGGAGCGCTACAAGCGCCTGCACGAGATCGCGTCCGAGCTGCTGGCGGCGGAGGCGAAGGAATTCCGCTGGCCGGTGGAGATCGGCTACGCGACGCCAAAGGTGGACATCCGCGCGGCGGTGATCGAGAGGGGCAAGATCCTGCTAGTCAGGGAGGTGGGGACGGGGACTTGGGCGCTGCCGGGGGGCTGGGCGGACCTGAACGTGAGCCCGGCGGAGAATGCGGCGAAGGAGGTGCTGGAGGAGGCGGGAATCGAGGTGGAGGTCACGAAGCTGATCGCTTGCTGGGACAAGGACAAGCAGGGGCACCCGCGGCAGCCGGAGCATGTGTATAAACTTGTATTTCTTTGCCAACCAAAGGGTGGCGAGCTGAGGACATCGCACGAGACGGACGGCTCCGCCTATTTCACGGAGGACGAATTGCCCGAGATGTGCCCATATCGGAATGCTCCTCATTATGTGAAACTTGCGTTTGAACATTTCCGCAACCCGGAATTGCCGACATTGTTCGACTGA
- a CDS encoding DUF2809 domain-containing protein, giving the protein MSRSRPLYTLWILLTIASGLLLRSHPVSLPPPIEKYGGDLLWALMAFFGFAWLFRRSSTLRIGAAALAFAWTIEFLQLYRAAWLDAIRQTRPGHLVLGSTFNPPDLLAYAAGVALGIALETLAARSRPSSP; this is encoded by the coding sequence ATGTCCCGCAGCCGCCCGCTCTATACCCTCTGGATCCTTCTCACCATCGCCAGCGGCCTCCTCCTCCGCTCCCACCCCGTCTCCCTCCCTCCGCCTATCGAGAAATACGGCGGCGATCTCCTCTGGGCCCTCATGGCCTTCTTCGGCTTCGCCTGGCTCTTCCGTCGCAGTTCCACTCTCCGCATCGGCGCGGCCGCTCTCGCCTTCGCCTGGACCATCGAGTTCCTCCAACTCTACCGCGCCGCTTGGCTCGATGCGATCCGCCAGACCCGCCCCGGCCACCTCGTCCTCGGCTCCACTTTCAATCCCCCCGATCTCCTCGCCTACGCCGCGGGCGTCGCCCTCGGCATCGCCTTGGAAACCCTCGCCGCCCGATCTCGCCCAAGCAGCCCGTGA